Genomic DNA from Prevotella intermedia ATCC 25611 = DSM 20706:
AGGTATTGGCAATGGATTTATCGGTGTTCAAACAGTTTACAAAGAACAGCAATCTGTTGTTTGGAGTGAAACACAATGCCATATCGGCAGACAACAATACGCTGTATGGCGGCGTTTCGTCAGACCAGAGCGGCAACAGCAATGCCGCTTTTGAGCAGAAAGAACGCATATTTGCAGGCTATGCACAGTTTACAGCTGCTTACAAGAAACTGAATTACGAAGTGGGACTGCGATATGAATATGTAGCCACCAAAGAGCTTCCTACGAACATAAAGCGAAATTACAGCGACTTGTTCCCTTTCGTTTCGATGGGCTATGACATAGACGAGTACGGCAAATGGAAAGTTATCGCATCGTATTCTCGAAAGATAGCCCGCCCATTGTTCAGTCAGCAAAACCCTACGAAGACGCAGACATCGTTGTTTACTTATACGATAGGCAATATTGCCTTGCGCCCTGAATACGTAAACAGCCTTCGTTCGACGCTCGTTTACAACAATGTGTATTCGCTGACGTTGGGTGTTGATATGCACAGCGACCTGATTAGAGAGTTCTCTTTTGAAACACCAGACAACCCTATGGACAGTTATGTTACTTACATCAACCACCATCAGGAAAACCATTGGTACGCTTATCTTAGCTTACCTTTCCAGCCTTGCTATTGGTTCAACATAAACTTCAATACGCTTCTGTGCTATCAAACCATTCAGATAACGAAGGGCGAAAGCATAAAAGGACATTTCCTATATATGAACAACACGAAGGCAACTTTCCGACTGCCGCACAATTTCAATGTGGAAGTATCGTTAAACGCCACTTCGCGCTTGCATTCGGGCAACTCCATGATTAGGTCTTATCAGCGTGTAGACCTACTGTTGTCGAAAGCTTTCAAGCCAAGAGTAAATCTTTCGTTGGCGGTGAAGAATGTATTCAACAAACAGTACGGATTCATTGAAGCGCACAGCCGTTACTCCAACTTCTACGATACGATGCAAGGAAGCAACAGTAGGAACATTCAACTTACGCTTACTTACAACTTTGGCAAAGGAAAAGGCGGCAGAAAGCTGAAGCGCGACGACAATGGCGAGGCGGAACGCTTGAACGATTTCAATAAAAACAACAATATAAAACTATGATTATGAAAGAAAAAGAACTAACAGCAGCAGAGAGTCTGAAACTCATTGAGAGAACGATAGAGCAGAGTAGGAGAGATGTTGCCAAGGCTTCGGCACAGCCGTTGCTTGTTTGGGGCGGATTGGTATTATCTACTTCCCTCATCATTTGGTTGCTCATAACGAACACACCAAAGGGAGAAGGCGGTGGTCGATGGTATTTGCTTTGGATATTGATGTCGCTGATAGGTGGCGTATATCAGTATAAATACAACCAGTTGCGTTCTGTTCCCGACAGCATCGTCAGCCGTACCATTGGTTATATGTGGGGCGTATTCGGAATATCGGTATTTGTCTTGTGGGCAATCAATATATGTGCGATAACTTTTGGTGGAATCTCCGTAAGGCAAGTCATACCGATGACGCCAACCATCATTCTGCTCATGGGTTTGTCGGTTGCTGTTACAGGATTGATGATGAATCGCTTGTTCATCTCCATTATTGGTGCGGTGGCGTGTGCGATATGTGCTTACTTCTCACTTGTTAATCAGGGTGTGAACGAATTGCTATGTGTAGCTGTTACAGCCGTGTTCACACTGATAGTTCCGGGTTTATATTTAAAGTTCAGCAATGGCAGATAACGATTTCCTCCCCCTCGACCCTTTGCTGAACAACGAATTGCGTTTGGCAATTATGTCGATACTGATGAGTGCCGACAGTGCCGACTTCACCTACATAAAGAACACTACGAAGGCTACATCGGGCAACATAAGTGTACAGATAGACAAGTTGGAAAAGGCGAAGTATATAAAGGTGAAGAAAGGCTACAAGGGCAAAGTTCCCCAAACCGTTTGCCGTATAACCCCACAAGGAATACAGGCATTGGCAAACCACGTACAGGCGTTAAAGTCGTATTTGAATTTAAACATATAATAATAGTATTGAAATGAAGCGTTTTTTCTTAATTCTTACATTCGTGCAAACATTTATTTGCACAATGAATGCTGGTAGTACAGACAATGGGAAACTGAGCAGACAGCAAGCCATTGACGACTTAGACAGTTTGGTTTATATGTTGTGTGAGGTGCACCCCAATGTGTTCTCTGTGTGTACACCTACCGCATTCCTTTC
This window encodes:
- a CDS encoding outer membrane beta-barrel family protein; protein product: MLFLNIMLSVFVSFADTVNVSKQHLLQEVTVVASRTMNKGNKIIVQMREDENKTMDEVLASVPHVAVTESGISIDGRGKVKVLFNGHEVRMEGAALISYLQSLRSSDVSKVEVQTVADASQDANVQGGVINIVLRKQKDNGVNGSIENRLNVANTFFRNTAAVSVFSRWNNVNLYASFSNPITAKNNGEGRIKRVFNLPSYDYNSMSNNRIPARDYYWRVGGFADLSTRWNIGTEYAFTLNRLKRTTNDRTSMQTPEINMHDVLSTYTQKLRNHLHSLQADISYKVDDEGSKVKFSTSYDVRRLRGDNVNLFENKCDSSNTASIYKVLAMDLSVFKQFTKNSNLLFGVKHNAISADNNTLYGGVSSDQSGNSNAAFEQKERIFAGYAQFTAAYKKLNYEVGLRYEYVATKELPTNIKRNYSDLFPFVSMGYDIDEYGKWKVIASYSRKIARPLFSQQNPTKTQTSLFTYTIGNIALRPEYVNSLRSTLVYNNVYSLTLGVDMHSDLIREFSFETPDNPMDSYVTYINHHQENHWYAYLSLPFQPCYWFNINFNTLLCYQTIQITKGESIKGHFLYMNNTKATFRLPHNFNVEVSLNATSRLHSGNSMIRSYQRVDLLLSKAFKPRVNLSLAVKNVFNKQYGFIEAHSRYSNFYDTMQGSNSRNIQLTLTYNFGKGKGGRKLKRDDNGEAERLNDFNKNNNIKL
- a CDS encoding winged helix-turn-helix domain-containing protein; translated protein: MADNDFLPLDPLLNNELRLAIMSILMSADSADFTYIKNTTKATSGNISVQIDKLEKAKYIKVKKGYKGKVPQTVCRITPQGIQALANHVQALKSYLNLNI